The DNA region AAACACATTTTTACTCTAGTATTGGTTTTTACATCAATAACTATACAAGCTCAAAAATTAAAAGTTATTGCTTATAACGTTGAGTTTGCGAAAAATACTACGCCAGAAGAAATGGCAGCATATCTAAAAAGTGAAAAAGCGGATATTATTTGTTTTAACGAAGTGCCTGCACAAGGATGGACAAAAGAAGTTGGTAAATTACTTGGATTACCTTATAGTTACGAAGGGGAGATAGCTTCGGCACATCATACTGAAGAATTTAAAGATAAAACAAAAAAGTATTTTGGAAAATATAAATCAATATTGTGCAAATACCCTTTGGAAAACACCAACGAAATTACCATTGAAGGTTCTGGATGGTCACCGGCAACAGCCGTAAGTGCTACGATAAAGATAAACGACTCGACTTCAGTACGCGTATTTAGTTTACATATCCCAAGTGGAGAATCTAATCCAGATAACAGTAGAGCGTATCATTTAGCAAAGATTATAAAAGAGCAATATGCTACCACAGATAAAATTATTGTGGCTGGAGATTTTAACGATGTGCATGATTCCAAGCC from Aureibaculum sp. 2308TA14-22 includes:
- a CDS encoding endonuclease/exonuclease/phosphatase family protein; the protein is MKLAKHIFTLVLVFTSITIQAQKLKVIAYNVEFAKNTTPEEMAAYLKSEKADIICFNEVPAQGWTKEVGKLLGLPYSYEGEIASAHHTEEFKDKTKKYFGKYKSILCKYPLENTNEITIEGSGWSPATAVSATIKINDSTSVRVFSLHIPSGESNPDNSRAYHLAKIIKEQYATTDKIIVAGDFNDVHDSKPMQYFYNAGLQNPWEELKVDLSNQTTYPSGKVNSYVIDHILFKGFEVISTGILKERTKPLSDHSAVRVVFEY